A part of Thermococcus sp. SY098 genomic DNA contains:
- a CDS encoding extracellular solute-binding protein has translation MKKALFALLLVAVLAVAVVASGCIGGGTTTPTTSSPTQTTTSETTSSPTKTTTSSPTETTTTTTTETEKVPSGKVVIWHAMQPNEAQVFESIIEEFMAEYPSIEIVLEQKPNLEDALKAAIPAGQGPDLFIWAHDWIGKFAEAGLLEPIDEYITPDILDKFSGMARGAIDYGGHYYAMPFAAETVAIIYNKKMISEPPKTFDEMKAIMEKYYKPDEEKYGIAYPINAYFISAWAHAFGGYYFDDKTKQPGLDKPETIKGFEFFFKNIFPYMAPTGDYNTQQAIFLEGRAPMMVNGPWSIGSVKDAGIDFGVAPLPPIIENGKKYYPRPYGGVKLIYFAKGIKNKDAAWFFVKWFTTNPEVAKTLAKELGYIPVLKEVLNDPEIQSDPVLYGFGKAVEYAIPMPKSPEMGSVWGPVDTAITEILKDPQNADIPAILKAQNEEILKAISGG, from the coding sequence ATGAAAAAAGCACTATTTGCTTTATTGTTAGTTGCTGTATTAGCAGTTGCTGTTGTAGCGAGTGGATGCATTGGAGGCGGAACAACCACTCCAACCACATCGAGCCCTACCCAAACCACTACTTCTGAAACAACATCATCTCCTACCAAGACCACTACAAGCTCCCCAACTGAAACTACTACCACAACCACAACTGAAACTGAAAAAGTACCAAGCGGAAAAGTTGTGATATGGCATGCTATGCAACCAAATGAGGCGCAGGTTTTTGAATCGATAATTGAAGAGTTCATGGCAGAGTACCCAAGCATCGAGATAGTTCTTGAGCAGAAACCGAATCTTGAAGATGCCCTTAAAGCAGCGATTCCAGCTGGTCAAGGCCCTGACTTATTCATTTGGGCCCATGATTGGATTGGAAAATTTGCAGAAGCGGGCTTACTTGAGCCAATCGATGAATACATAACCCCAGATATCCTTGATAAGTTCAGCGGAATGGCAAGGGGAGCAATTGACTATGGTGGGCACTACTACGCGATGCCATTCGCAGCTGAAACAGTTGCAATCATATACAACAAGAAGATGATCAGCGAACCACCAAAGACTTTTGACGAGATGAAGGCAATCATGGAGAAGTACTACAAACCAGATGAAGAGAAATATGGAATTGCCTATCCGATAAATGCCTACTTCATCTCAGCTTGGGCTCATGCATTTGGAGGATACTACTTCGATGACAAAACAAAGCAGCCAGGATTGGACAAGCCAGAGACAATCAAGGGATTTGAATTCTTCTTCAAGAACATCTTCCCGTACATGGCACCCACAGGCGACTACAACACCCAACAGGCAATATTCCTTGAGGGAAGAGCTCCAATGATGGTCAACGGTCCATGGAGCATTGGAAGCGTTAAAGATGCAGGAATCGACTTTGGTGTTGCCCCACTTCCACCAATAATTGAAAATGGGAAGAAGTATTATCCAAGACCATACGGTGGAGTTAAGCTCATTTACTTCGCAAAAGGCATAAAGAACAAGGATGCAGCATGGTTCTTTGTCAAGTGGTTCACAACAAACCCAGAAGTTGCTAAAACATTAGCAAAGGAGCTCGGTTATATTCCAGTCCTTAAGGAAGTCCTAAACGACCCAGAAATTCAGAGCGATCCTGTTCTATATGGATTTGGTAAGGCAGTTGAATATGCAATTCCAATGCCAAAGAGCCCAGAGATGGGAAGTGTCTGGGGACCTGTTGATACTGCAATCACAGAAATCCTCAAAGATCCTCAAAACGCCGATATACCGGCAATTCTGAAGGCGCAAAACGAGGAGATACTAAAAGCAATTAGCGGAGGCTGA
- a CDS encoding sugar ABC transporter permease yields the protein MKKTTVVALFLILPGIVAFLTFNLWPIVYSIYIAFTNAQLGNFPIESTKQLQFVGLENFKWALSDEKFRRAFLWTWFFVLTSVTLKVSSGIFLSILYNNKYVRGRLFYRSLLIIPWALPLLFSITVWRFMFDPVFGPINIVLKSLGISNPPNWINDPWWGFIALNIIEVWLAYPFMMTVITAALQSVPDTLIEAAIIDGATYWQRLRHVVIPIVSKPIAFATILTSAASFQYFMVPYLYNAGLFEDKFLLLYGFRKAFGASPHYGRAAAIMVIATLVLAVYMYVNVKITKLQEGAKG from the coding sequence ATGAAAAAGACAACAGTAGTTGCACTGTTTCTAATTCTTCCGGGCATAGTTGCATTCCTCACATTCAACTTGTGGCCGATAGTTTATTCAATATATATTGCATTCACAAATGCCCAGCTTGGAAACTTCCCCATTGAGTCCACTAAACAGTTGCAGTTTGTTGGATTGGAGAATTTTAAATGGGCGTTGAGTGACGAAAAATTTAGACGAGCCTTTCTATGGACATGGTTTTTTGTGCTTACAAGTGTGACACTGAAAGTTTCTTCTGGGATATTCCTGAGCATTTTGTATAACAATAAATATGTGAGAGGCAGACTTTTTTATAGATCTCTTCTAATAATCCCCTGGGCGTTGCCTTTGCTCTTTTCAATCACCGTTTGGAGATTTATGTTCGATCCTGTTTTTGGACCAATAAATATTGTACTAAAGTCACTTGGGATTTCAAATCCTCCAAACTGGATCAATGATCCATGGTGGGGGTTTATAGCCCTTAACATAATCGAGGTCTGGCTTGCATATCCATTCATGATGACGGTAATCACAGCTGCTCTGCAATCAGTTCCGGATACCCTAATTGAAGCAGCAATAATTGATGGAGCAACATACTGGCAACGTTTGAGACATGTTGTAATCCCGATAGTTAGCAAACCCATAGCCTTTGCCACAATTCTAACATCAGCAGCAAGCTTCCAGTACTTTATGGTACCCTATCTCTACAACGCCGGGCTCTTCGAGGACAAGTTCCTCCTGCTATACGGATTCAGAAAGGCATTCGGAGCATCACCACATTACGGAAGAGCTGCGGCAATAATGGTAATTGCAACCCTTGTCTTAGCGGTTTACATGTACGTCAACGTTAAAATAACAAAGCTACAGGAGGGTGCCAAGGGATGA
- a CDS encoding ABC transporter permease subunit, with the protein MNIRLPKRRGEVIKAFAVTLVAILIMFVILFPVYYIFTVSIKPVSTLATTELTLIPKNITAEAYKEVLFGFEGSKISANFTGKMEGNGKLDGNILYVTNGRIIGTVKAGPFTALRFEIPFKEVKFRVGQNGSKEGPFNGEITGAFRLTRINKDGSIGFAVVKNVKLENGRINGITVSGTMERYIVARNTGAVEITAVGKFVNSVFFGHLKNSLFIAGFTVILTLFFVIPAAYAFSRLKFFGREHVLYFYLMFTQVAGGLGIAGLIALYGMIVKLGLYDKLPVLSLIYAAGSVPFNTWLLKGYIDSISPDFDEAALVDGASYLQIIRYVLLPMALPGIATVAIFAFIGGWTEFILANLLLTEANQPLSVWIYLLMGGIGRGIDWNYFAAAALLFALPVFIMFMLAQNYVRSGLTVGGLKE; encoded by the coding sequence ATGAATATCAGATTGCCAAAAAGGAGGGGCGAAGTCATTAAGGCATTCGCAGTAACTTTAGTGGCCATTCTTATAATGTTCGTTATTCTCTTCCCAGTCTACTACATCTTTACAGTCTCTATAAAACCGGTTTCAACTTTAGCAACTACTGAGCTTACACTAATTCCCAAAAACATAACTGCTGAAGCGTATAAAGAAGTCCTCTTTGGATTTGAAGGTAGCAAAATTTCAGCAAACTTTACTGGAAAAATGGAAGGAAATGGAAAACTTGATGGAAACATCTTGTATGTGACAAACGGAAGGATAATAGGGACAGTAAAGGCAGGACCATTCACAGCGTTAAGATTTGAAATTCCTTTTAAGGAGGTCAAATTTAGAGTCGGACAGAACGGCTCCAAAGAGGGGCCGTTTAATGGAGAAATCACCGGTGCCTTTAGATTAACGAGGATCAACAAAGACGGCTCTATAGGTTTCGCTGTGGTGAAGAATGTCAAATTGGAAAATGGAAGAATCAATGGGATTACAGTTAGCGGGACAATGGAAAGATACATAGTAGCACGAAACACAGGAGCTGTAGAGATAACCGCAGTTGGGAAGTTTGTTAACTCAGTGTTCTTTGGTCACCTTAAGAACAGCCTGTTCATAGCAGGATTTACAGTGATACTAACATTGTTCTTTGTGATCCCTGCAGCATATGCCTTTTCAAGGCTTAAGTTCTTCGGAAGAGAGCACGTCCTGTACTTCTACTTGATGTTCACCCAAGTAGCTGGAGGTCTGGGGATAGCGGGATTAATAGCCCTCTACGGCATGATTGTCAAACTTGGACTATACGACAAACTGCCCGTTCTGTCCCTTATATATGCAGCAGGAAGTGTTCCGTTCAATACATGGCTTCTTAAAGGATACATAGACTCAATAAGTCCAGATTTCGATGAAGCAGCTCTTGTGGATGGAGCGAGTTACCTACAGATCATCAGGTATGTTCTCCTGCCCATGGCGCTTCCTGGAATAGCCACTGTAGCAATTTTTGCATTTATCGGGGGATGGACAGAATTCATCTTGGCAAATCTTCTACTTACAGAGGCGAATCAACCACTTTCAGTTTGGATTTACCTCCTCATGGGAGGAATTGGAAGAGGGATTGACTGGAATTATTTTGCAGCTGCTGCATTGCTGTTCGCGTTACCGGTATTTATAATGTTTATGTTAGCTCAAAACTACGTCAGAAGTGGTCTGACAGTTGGAGGATTAAAAGAATGA